CTTTCCTGTGCGGTGTCGTCCGTGCCGAGGGCGGCGACCTGCGCGGGCGTCGGGAACACGTGCGTCACTGTCCCGACCGGGGTGGGTAGGCGCGTCCCCGTCGCGGTCACCAACCGGGCGGCGTGGGTGCGTGCCGCTGTCAGCGACACCTGTTGCGCGAGCACCGCGCGCACTGCCACCTCGAAGCCTCCTGGATGTTGCGGAGCGCGCAGGCCGGGCCGTGCCCGCACCAGCGGTCCCAGCCACGGATGGGCGCCGAGCCCCTCGAGGACGTCGGTGGGATCCCGGTCCAGATCGGCCGTGCGTCGCACTATCGACTCCGCCTGGGCCCGGTCGGCGGGAACGCTCAGTCGGACAGTGGCGCGCAGCACCCCGGGGGCCGTGGCCTCTGGCTCGGGGCGGCGGAGTTCGAGAACCCCCGGACCATGGGCGAGGTGAACGGCCCGGCGGTACCGGGCGCCGTCGATGTCCTCCACGCCGGCCACCGTGCGTGCGGCGAGGTATGCCCACAGCGCCTCCCCGTCGAACGGAGACGCTGTGGGCAGCTCGATCGTGGTGATGTGCACCTGGGCATCGTGTCAGCAGACCCGAGAGCCTTCCGGGCTCTCAGGCGCTCGCGCGCGTGATGAACTCGATCTGCTCGGCGCTCGGGCCACCGTAGTCACGACGGATGGCCTCGGCATTGTCCTGCTGCATCGAGTAGAGCGACTCACGCAGCTGCGCATCACCCTGGTGGAACTCGTGCAGCAGCGCCTGCCACTCACGCCCGAGGGCACGCCCGTCCTCACTCGCCGGGTCGACTCCGGCGTCGATCGCCCGCTGGACCCGGCTGATGAGATCCGGCCAGGCGGCCTCGACGCCGGCGATCCGCTCAGCGTCGGTGTCCTTCCGCTCGGCGAGCGCACTGAGCTGCTCTGGGCTGAAGTACTTCTGGACGGTCTCGTCCACGATGATCACCTTCCTGATGACGTCCAAGAGGTCGTCGGAGGATCGTCCGGATCCAGCAGCGAGAGTCGCGGCCAGTCCGTCCCGGAGCCGGCGCAGTGCGGCGATCTGCTCGTCCACCGCGGCGAGATGGCTGGTGAGCACCTCGCCGACCTCGGCCGCGCCGTCGAGCAACGTCCGCACCGTGGCCAGGTCGACCCCGAGGCGTCGCAGCGTGAGCACGTGGTATACCCGCTCCACGTCAGACCCGGTGTAGAGCCGGTGGCCAGCCGTGGTCCGGGCCGTCGGCACCACGAGCCCGAGATCGTCCCAGTGGTGCAGCGTGCGCACCGTCAGGCCGGTGGCTCGCGCGAGCCCGCCGACCTTCCAGCTCCCGTCCTGCTCCATCGATTCCTCCTCCGCCCTCACCGGCGCTCTCTGCGCCGGTGAGAAGGACGCTAGGACCTCACGCCGCGTGAGGTGCAAGTGCCCGCGTCCCCATGGCCGCTAAACTCGCCGGGTGACTGTCCGCCTGCATGATTCCGCCACGCGCGAGGTTCGCGACCTCACGCCCCGCCGACCGGGCCACGTGGGGATCTACCTGTGCGGTGCCACCGTCCAGGGCGCTCCCCACATCGGGCATCTGCGCTCGGCTATCGCCTTCGACATCCTGGTGCGCTGGCTGCAGCGCCAGGGCCTCGCGGTGACCCTCGTGCGCAACGTCACCGACATCGACGACAAGATCCTCACCAAGTCCGGCGAGGCGGACGTCCCGTGGTGGGC
Above is a window of Ruania suaedae DNA encoding:
- a CDS encoding DNA-3-methyladenine glycosylase family protein, with the translated sequence MHITTIELPTASPFDGEALWAYLAARTVAGVEDIDGARYRRAVHLAHGPGVLELRRPEPEATAPGVLRATVRLSVPADRAQAESIVRRTADLDRDPTDVLEGLGAHPWLGPLVRARPGLRAPQHPGGFEVAVRAVLAQQVSLTAARTHAARLVTATGTRLPTPVGTVTHVFPTPAQVAALGTDDTAQESVLAMPAGRRRAVLALSRAVLEGMDLDGGISADEAEAALLAVPGIGPWTAQYVRMRAFGDPDAYCGTDLVLRRTAVGLSGAPADPRGTEFAPWRTYAAHHLWRHAQLEGPA
- a CDS encoding MerR family transcriptional regulator yields the protein MEQDGSWKVGGLARATGLTVRTLHHWDDLGLVVPTARTTAGHRLYTGSDVERVYHVLTLRRLGVDLATVRTLLDGAAEVGEVLTSHLAAVDEQIAALRRLRDGLAATLAAGSGRSSDDLLDVIRKVIIVDETVQKYFSPEQLSALAERKDTDAERIAGVEAAWPDLISRVQRAIDAGVDPASEDGRALGREWQALLHEFHQGDAQLRESLYSMQQDNAEAIRRDYGGPSAEQIEFITRASA